TTAGTTTACACAAGCGATGAGCAAAAGTACGATTGCAGATATTGATCTTATTGACCTGTTGGCGCAATGGTTGCAGCATATCAAACTTGGTTTTGTTCTCAGGCTGAGGTCGTAATTTGATATTTTTATCTGAAGCAATAGCTTGATCAATTCCCACCCAGCTAGTTAGTAAAATCTTTGTTGTGTATTGCGATACATTCATCGTTCACTCCTCAAAAACAGCGAGGCAATTTGAACTCCCAAATTGGATCTACAAGGGGTTAGTTAGCCATATCGGAATTATCCTGCTCTAGATTAAGATGCAGTCTTATTATTTATTGACGTAATTGATTGAGAAACGTTTCTCTACAAGACTTAGATTAACTAGAAAATTTGCTCGTAGGTAAGGCTACTAAGCTTATCTTGTTTATAACTTGCTTTACTTAAAAATTTAATGAAGCTAAGAGTTAAAGACAAGGATATATTGAGTCTATTTCTTAGCAGCTAACACCAATTATGAAATATCCATAGACAAAAAAGAGACTATAAAACTATAACGTACTCATGCTTAAGGAGTATTTTCCTTAAGCAGTGCGACTAATAACTGCTATTATCTTCACTAATTTGTTTCAAAACAGAATGAGAAACATTACTGAATTTTGTTCCCTAGTAAACTCTAGTTTCAGTGAATTCACACAATCATAAAATTGCCTATGTCGGTGCAAATAACAAGAAACTCACTGTTGTGAGTTTCATCTTAGTTTTAGAGCTTTCTATACACAAACTCGCCTATGTTGTAGCTTAATCTCACTACGAAGCAACTTGGGCAGCAGTACGTCGCCGACGTCTACCGTCAGTAGCTTTCGCGGGTTCTTCTGGAGATTGTAATAGCAAAGTAACAGAGGGTTGACACTGAAGTTCGCGCCGAATTTCTCGGTAAAGTTCGCGTTCTAGTTGACCTTGGAGTCCAGCCCAATCTACTTCAGCTTGTTCTCCATTAGCAGACTGAGCAAAATCTGACCAACGATAGTGTAAGAAATCTTCAATCCGCTCTTGTACCCATTTTTGCAGTAGCGATCGCTCAATTGAGATAACAACACCTCTTACATGAACTTCTGGTTTGATCATCAACTTACCATTCCAATCTACTGCTGCTGCAACAGTAACAATGCCTTCTTCAGCAAGCTGCTGACGCTCTTTGAGAACTTTACCACTGACCATTCCTGAACCAGAAGTATCAACTAATTCAATTCCTGAAGGTACTTTGCCTGCAATCTGAATTGATTCCTTAGAGACTTCAACAACATCACCATTTTGGATAATGACCATATTTTCTGCAGGAATCCCCATACTTTGCGCAGTTTCTGCGTGCTTTACTAGCATGCGATACTCACCATGCACTGGGAGGAAAAATTTAGGTTTTGTCAGCGCTAGCATGAGCTTTTGGTCTTCCTGACAGCCGTGACCAGAAACATGAATTCCTTTATCCTTACCGTAAACGACTTTTGCTCCCTGCATCATTAGTCGATCAATGGTGTTAACAACAGCAATTGTATTTCCTGGAATTGGATTAGCTGAGAATACTACAGTATCTCCTTCGCGGATGCGCAGTTGAGAATGTTCGCCCCTGGAGATTCGAGTTAAAGCAGACATTGGCTCTCCTTGAGAACCAGTAGTTAAAATCAGTACCTTATCATCAGGTAGCGATCGCGCGACATGTAACGGTTGTAAAAGATCGTCCTCACACTTGATGTAGCCTAGGTTGCGAGCGTGGGCAATAACATTAAGCATCGACCGTCCAACTACAGAAACAGAGCGACCGTGCTTCTTTGCCAGCTCTAAAATCATATTGATGCGGTGTACTGAAGAGGCAAAGGTTGTTACTAGTAGTCGTCCCGAGGCTTGGCTAAAAGTGCGGTCTAAATTGGGGTAAACAGAGCGTTCTGAAGGTGTGTGTCCTGGTACTTCTGAGTTAGTGGAGTCACTAATTAAACAAAGAACTCCTTTTTCTCCATGTTCTGCAAGACGATGTAAATCAAAAAACTCGCCATCTACCGGTGTATGGTCAACTTTGAAGTCTCCAGTGTGAATA
The sequence above is drawn from the Gloeocapsopsis sp. IPPAS B-1203 genome and encodes:
- a CDS encoding Mo-dependent nitrogenase C-terminal domain-containing protein, encoding MNVSQYTTKILLTSWVGIDQAIASDKNIKLRPQPENKTKFDMLQPLRQQVNKINICNRTFAHRLCKLIPAQCPFERDLKLFGRTLHIPPMCKLNPLYEEVVGLRFRALCYLADECGEDITSYC
- a CDS encoding ribonuclease J, with product MKNNESASAVKIIPLGGLHEIGKNTCVFEYKDEIILLDAGLAFPTDEMHGVNIVLPDMTYLRENRHKIKGMIVTHGHEDHIGGIAFHLKQFEIPVIYGPRLAMTMLEGKLEEAGVRDRTELKSVRPRDVVRLGSSFLVEFIRNTHSIADSFTIAIHTPEGVIIHTGDFKVDHTPVDGEFFDLHRLAEHGEKGVLCLISDSTNSEVPGHTPSERSVYPNLDRTFSQASGRLLVTTFASSVHRINMILELAKKHGRSVSVVGRSMLNVIAHARNLGYIKCEDDLLQPLHVARSLPDDKVLILTTGSQGEPMSALTRISRGEHSQLRIREGDTVVFSANPIPGNTIAVVNTIDRLMMQGAKVVYGKDKGIHVSGHGCQEDQKLMLALTKPKFFLPVHGEYRMLVKHAETAQSMGIPAENMVIIQNGDVVEVSKESIQIAGKVPSGIELVDTSGSGMVSGKVLKERQQLAEEGIVTVAAAVDWNGKLMIKPEVHVRGVVISIERSLLQKWVQERIEDFLHYRWSDFAQSANGEQAEVDWAGLQGQLERELYREIRRELQCQPSVTLLLQSPEEPAKATDGRRRRRTAAQVAS